GCAGGCGGCGTCGACGTCGTCGTCGGCCTCCGCGACGGCGTGACAGCGATCGGGGTCCGACTCCGCGTACGCCGCCATCGCCTCCTCGAGCATCGCCAGCGTGTCGTCACCGATGCGCTGGACGTCGACGTCGGGGAACACCTCTCTGTCGGCCTGTTTGGCGTACTCCCCGAGGTTCGTCGCTAAGTCCGCGATCCGTTCGAGGTCGGTGATGATCTTGAACGACGCCGCGATGAACCGCAGGTCGCCGGCGACCGGCTGCTGGAGCGCGATGAGGTCCGTACACTGCCCCTCTAACTCGAGGTAGAGGTCGTTGATCTCGGCGTCGCCGGTGATCACTTCCTCGCCCAGTTCGCCGTCCTGCCGTTCGAGGGCGTCGAGGCCCTTGCGGAGCCGCTCCGCGACCACCTCGCTCATGTAGAGGACGTCGTCGCGGAGCCCCTCCAGTTTCGTCTGGTACTGTTCGCGTGGCATCGTGTTGGCGTATCCGCCACGCCGGACGCACAAAAACACGTCGGCGGGGGCGGTCCGGCTGCCCGTCCGTCCATCTGCGAGTCGGAGATCACCGGGTCGGTCCGCTGCGCCCGTCGTCGCCCCGCCGGTCCCGCGGTCGAGCGAAGCGTTCAAACCCCGCCGCGACGACGGCCCGGACATGCAGCTCATGGAAGACATCGTCCTCGACGAGAACGAGGAGGCGCTCGCGCCCGCGGTCGTGATCGCGACGGTCGCGCTCCTCGCGGTGTTCGTCGTCGGAGTCCTGGTCTCGGTCGTCGGTCTCGTCGTCTGACCGGCCTCGTTCCGGCGGCGGAGCGACGCCGGAACGGCGCCGGAGCGGCGGTGCCCGGCCCCGACGCTTTTAGTCCCCCCGCCGGGAGAGGCCGGCATGGACCGCCGGATACTCGCTGACCTCCTCGACCGCAACGACGACCACGTCGCTGCGCTCGCCCCCGGCGCCTTCGACCGCCACCGCGACGACCAGCGCCCCGGCGTGGTCTCCGTCTGCTGTTCCGACTCGCGCGTCTCCCAAGAGGGGATGTTCGCGGTCGACGAGCCGGGGTACCTCTTCACCTCCGGCGCCATCGGCAACAGCGTGAGCGCGCTCGTCGACGGCGAGCGCGTCCTCGACGGGAGCGTGGCGTACCCGCTGGGTCACACCCACACCGAGGTGCTCGCCGTGGTCGGACACACCGGGTGCGGCGCGGTCGGCGCCGCGCTCGCCGCGGCTCGCACCGGAGAGTTCCCGGCCGAGCCGGGCGTCCGCGCCGACGTTAAGTCGCTGCTGCCGATCGTCGAGGCCGGGCTGGACGACCCGGCCGTCCGCGGCGACGACGGCGGGGCGGGGGAGAGAGACATCGGCGACCCGGGCGGCGGCGCCTCGGTCCGCGACAGGCTCGTCGAGTACAACGTCCACGAGCAGGTCGCGTTCGCCCGCGAGAGCGAGGAGGCGGCCGACGCGATGGTGTACGGCTTCGTCTACGACCTCCACGGCGTCTACGGCGACCGCGACGGGGCCGTCTACCTCGTCAACGCCGACGGCGAGCGCGACCCCGCGGCGCTGCGCGAACTCGTCGGGGACGCGCGCGCGGACCGCGTGGCGACGCTCCTGTAGCGGGGCAGACCGCTCTCGACGCGCCGTTCGGCGCGCCGCGGACCGGGAGCGCCGCATCCGACAACCGTTTCACCGCGACGCCCGAAGCGAGTTCAAATGGACCGACGCGTCCTGTTCGCGGCGCTGATCCTGTTCGCCGGCGGCGCGACCGGCGTCGGCGTGGCGCTCTTCGCGTTCGTCGGCGTCGACGACGCCACCACGGAGACGACGGTCGTCTGGGAGTCCGAACCGGCCGCCGGCGACGACGGCACCGGCGCCGTGGTCGCGACGGTCGACGGGGACCCCCTCCTCCTCCGACCCGCGGTCGAAAACGGGTCGCGAGTCGTCAACGCCACCGTCGTCGGGACCGACGAGACCGCTTGGACCGTCCCGGTCTCCGGGCCGGACGCGGAGCGCGGCGGCGGGAACGGGAGCGACGACGCCCCGGTCGGCGTCAGCGGACTCACCGTGGGGACTCTCGCCGGCGACCCGGTCGTGGCGCTCACGACGGCGCCGGGGGAACTCGTCGTCGTCGACGCGACCGACGGGACGGAGCGGTTCGCGGTCGACCTCGGCGGGGACGGCGGAGTCCGGCCCGCGACCGGCGACCTCACCGGCGACGGGAGCCAAGAGGTCGCCGCGGTCGCGGGCGACGGAACGGTCCGCGTCGTCGACGGCGACGGGGACCCCGTCGCGGAGGCCTCGCTGCCGGGCGAGGTGGACCGTCGACCCCTCGTCGTCGAGCCGGACGCCGAGGCGGACGAGCGCGGCGGACTCGCGGTGCTGACGACCGCGGGCGACCCCGCGACGGTCCACATGCTCGACGCGAGCGGCGCGACGCGGTGGACGACCGAGCCGAGCGTGAACCCGCTGAGCTGGAACGCGGCGGACAGCCGCGACGGGCCCGTGCTGGCGCTCGGCGGCGCGAACGGAGACATCGAGACCGTCGAGGCGAGCGACGGGTCGGACCGGTACGAGGTCAAGTTACAGGACCGCCCGATCGCCGTCGGGGACGCGGACCCCGGCCGGGTGTACGTCGGCGGCTCCGGCAGCGTGTGGGCGGTCGACCTCCTCGACGGCGAGGTGGTCTGGAAACAGCAGTACGGCGCGTCGACTCGGATCAACGAGCCGCGCATGGGCGACGTCGACGGCGACGGCGAACTCGCCCCGGTCACGGTCAACCGCGGCGGCGAAGTCCTCGCGATGACGCAGGGTAGCGACGTGATCGCGCGCGGCGACGCCGGCGAGGTCGTCGCCTACGGCGGCCCCCTGTTTGCCGACGTCACGGGCGACGGCGGTGACGAGGTGATCGTGGTGGCGGACGACGGGACCGCGATCGCCGTCGACACCTGAGCCGGCGGCGGCGATCCGGGCGGTTATTACTGGTTCAGATCCGGAAAACGGACGACTGCGTGGTGTTCTCTGCTGTGATTCACCGGAAACGCGGTGTGTCGGCTGAGCGAGGACTCGACGGACGGCGGCGAAAAGTGAAAGTCCGAAGGCGGCCGCGTCAGTGGTCTTCTTCCTCGTACACCCACGCGGCGGTGTCGAGGTCGTAGTCGACGAGTTCGTCGTCGTCGAAGAACAGGTCGATCTCGCGTTCGTTGGCGCCCTCGTCCTCGTGGTCCGACGCGTGGATCACGTTGTGGCCGAGGTCGAGACCGAAGTCGCCGCGGATCGTGCCCGGGGCGGACTCGGTCGGGTCGGTCTGGCCGACCATCGCGCGGACCTGTCGGGTCGCGTCCGCGCCCTCCCACACCATCGCGAAGACGGGGCCGGAGGTGATGAAGTCGACGAGACCGTCGAAGAACGGCTTGTCCTCGTGCTCGCCGTAGTGCTCCTTCGCGAGCGCCTCGTCCAGCTGGACGAACTTGCCGGCGACGAGCTTGAGCCCGCGGTCCTCGAAGCGAGAGACGATCTCGCCGATGAGACCGCGCTGGACGCCGTCGGGCTTCACCATCACGAAGGTGCGCTCGTCGTGGTGGCTCACTGGTCGTCGCCTCCCGCGCGGTGGCCCTCCTCGGTCCACTCGACGTCGCGCGCCTCGCGGCCGAGGAAGTAGTTCTTCTCCGCCTTCGAGTCGACGAAGTGGAGGATCTGTCCGTCTTTCTTCACGTACATCGTGCCCGTGCCGGGCTCGATCTCCTCGCCGCTGTAATCGCAGGTGCGTGTCTCGACCATTGGTTATCGGCCTCCGATGGAGTCGGCGTCGCGCTGGGTCTCCCGCAGCTGGAGCACGTCGCCCAGACGGACGGGACCCAGGACGTTCCGGGTGATGATCCGGCCCTGGTTCGATCCCTCCTGGATGCGGCACTTGACCTGCATGGCCTCGCCGTGCATCCCGGTCTTGCCGACGACCTCGATGACCTCCGCGGTCGTCGAGTCGCCGGTGCCCTCTTCTGCGCTCATGGGAGGTTATCGGAGCTCCGCGACCTTCTCGCCGATGTCCTCGACGTCGTCGGCGGCGTCGCCGGCGTCGACGACGGCGGCGGCGGCCGAGCCGACTTCGAGACCGGCGGCCTGGCCGACCTCGTCCTGCGTGTCGACAAAGGCGACCGGAATCCCCTTCTCCTCGGCGAGTTCGGGGAGGTGCATCACGATCTCCTCGGGGGAGACGTCCTCAGCGACGATAACGAGATCCGCGTTGCCGCGCTCGACGGCCTTGGTGGTCTCGTTGGTTCCTTTCTTTACTGTACCGGTGTCTCGGGCGACCTCGAGCGCTTCGAGGGATCGCTCCGCGAGGTCCGCTGGGGTGTCGTAGTCTACGTAAACGGGCATATGTTGTTCACCTATCCTCCGTGCGGGCTCGCGTGCCCGTCCCGTGGTCGGTCCCTAACGGAACGGCACATCATCAACCCCACAGAGGCTGTGCCCCGTCGTAGTCCGGACATCCATAAAAGCGCTTTCAATGTCCTGCGCGTGTGCGAGCGGGGATCACGGGGCGGAATAGCGGGCGGGGTCGCAGTCGAGGCCGCGGAGACGACGGCGACGGCGCTCGCCGGCGCCGGGCCGACTCCGCGCTTTTTAAGCATCGCTCGCCCCTCCCGTCCGACATCGAATGGTCCGTCTCGTTCACTACTCCGACATCGAGAACGTCTTCGACGCCCCCGAGCGGGCGGCCCGCCTCGCCGGTCGGATCCGAGCGCTCTCGGGCCCCGACGCCGCGGTCGTCGCCACCGGCGACACGACCGCGCCGGGCGTCCTCTCGCTGGTCGCGACCGGGAGGCAGGTCCTCGACTTCTACGCGGCGACCGACACCCTCCTCGACACGTTCGGCAACCACGAGTTCGACTACGGCCCCGACGCGCTCCGCGGCCTCGTCGCCGACGCGCCCGCGACGTTCGTCTCCGCGAACGTGCGCGACGAGTCGGGCGAGCCGTTCGGCCGCGACGAGGGCGTCGTCCCGTGGGCGGTTCGCGAGGTCGACGGCGAGCGCGTCGGGTTCGTCGGCGTCACCGACCCCGCGACCGACTCGCTGAACCCGATGGCCGCGGACCTCTCCTTCGACGACCCAGTCGCGGCCGCGGGCGACGCACTGGCGGCGACGCGCGCCGCGGTCGCGGAGGGCACCGACGGCGGGGAGGCCGGCGAGCGACTCGATCACGTCGTCGTCCTCTCGCACCTCGGCGCGGGCGACGACGACCTCGCCCGCGAACTCGACGTCGACGCGGTCCTCGGGGGCCACGTCCACAGCCGCCGGAACGAGGTCGTCGACGGCACCCTCCTCGTCCGGCCGGGCGTCAACGGCGAGGCGGTGGCCGAGGTCGACCTCGGCGCCGACCCCCCGACCGCGACGCTCCACGAGCCGGACGGGGCCGAGCCAGCGCCCGGCCTCGCTGACGCGCTCGCGGAGCGGATGGCCGCCGCCGACCTCGACGAGACCGTCGACGTCGTGGACGGACCGATCGAGCGCGCCGGCGACGTGGTCCACGGCGGGGAGTGCCGGGTCGGGAACTTCGTCGCGGACGCGTTCCGCTGGGCCCACGACGCCGACGTGGGCCTGTCGAACGCGGGCGGGCTCCGGCAGGGCGACCCGTGGGAAGGCGACGTGACGAAGGCGGACCTGATCTCGCTGATCCCGTTCGAGGAGCCGGTGGCGCTCGCCTCCGTCAGCGGCGCGGAGCTCCACGACGTGCTCCGCGAGATGGCCGCGCCCGACGTGGACTTCGGAGAGGAGGACTGGTGGCACGGCCACGTCTCGAACGCCCGGGTCGTCTGGGACGACGACGCCGAGCTGATCTTAGAGGCGACCGTCGGCGGCGAGCCGATCGACCCGGACGCGCGCTACACGGTCGCCGTCTCCGAGTATCTGCTCCACTCCGAACACGAGTTCCCGACGCTCGCGCAGCGCCACCGCATCGACGAGGCGGGCATCCAGTACGAGGTGCTGGCCCAGTACGCCCGCGAACGCGGGATCGACCCCGAGATCGAAGGTCGGATCGAGATCCGGAACCGCGCCGCCGCGGCCGACGACGACTGAGCCTCACGGAGTAGACCGCGCTCCCGCCGCAGGCGGCTCGCCAGCCGGCGACGTCGTGACGTGTCTTTAACAGGAACCGTGACGTTGTGTCACATACGACATGGAATCGCTCGACCGAGTGCTGAAGAAGTACGCGACGAGCCAGGACCTGATGGACCAGATCAGGTACACGGCCGAGGCGCTCAGTCTCGGGTTCGACCAGTGGGGCGAGCAGTACGTGAGCGGTCCCAGCCTCTACGTGTTGATCGTGGCGGAGGTCAACTTCGACGAGTACACCGATCCGCTCGGCGACAACGAGTGGCCGGTCGACCGCTGTCAGGTCGTCACCGAGTCGCCCGACGTGTTCACCAAGGTCGCCCGAGACGTGGCGTTCAGTCGCGACGGGGCCGTCGTCGTGACCGGCGACGGTACCATTCAGCGACAGATGGTCCGCGTTCGGAGCCCCTTCGAAGAGGAGGTGCCGGGCGTCGCCGCCCTGGAGTTCCCCGACTGGATGGGCACGAAACACATGAGCGCGCTGGAGACGTCGCTGCGCGACGACGTCCTCTGGGCGGTCACGCTCAGCGAGGAGGACGGCCGCGTCACCACGTTCCTCAACGGCACGTATCAGGACTATCCCCGCGACGACATCGGCGGCCGCTGGCGTCCCGACGAGTAGGGGACGCCCCCGGCGGTCGACGCCGCGCTACTCCAGACGCACGTCGACGTCGCGCTGGAGGCCGGCCGCCTTCACCGTGTTATAGAGCAGCATCGCGCGCGTCATCGGCCCCACCCCACCGGGGACCGGAGTGATCGCCCCCGCCACTTCGCTCGCAGACTCGTACTCCACGTCGCCCACGAGTTCGTACCCCTTCTCGGTGTCCGCGTCGACGCGGTTGATCCCCACGTCGATCACGGTCGCGCCCTCCTTCAGCATCGAGCCGTCGAGGAACCCCGGGACGCCCGCGGCCGCGACGACGATGTCCGCGCCGGCCAGTTTCCCCTCCAAGTCCTCGGTCCGGGAATGACAGACCGTGGTCGTCGCGTTCCCGACCGGACTCTTCTGGATCAGCAGGTTCGCCATCGGCTTCCCGACGATGTCGGAGCGGCCGACGACGACCGCGTCCGCGCCCTCGGTCTCCACGTCGTAGGCGTCGAGCAGCTTCTGGACGCCGTGGGGGGTACACGGCTTGAACCGGGCGTCGCCCGCGACGAGGCGGCCGACGTTCTCCGGGTGGAAGCCGTCCACGTCCTTCTCCGGGTCGATCCGGCGGAGAACCGTCCGCTTGTCGACGTGGTCCGGGAGGGGAAGCTGGACCAGTATTCCGTGAACGTCGTCGCGGTCGTTGAGGTCGTCGATCGTCTCGTACAGCTCGCTCGCGGGCGCGTCGGCGTCGATCTCGACGTGGAAGCTCTCGATGCCGACCTCCTCGCAGTCGCGCTGCTTCATCGAGACGTACGTCTCGCTCGCGGGGTCGTCGCTCATCAGCACCGTGGCCAGCCCCGGCTCGACGCCGGCGTCCGACAGCCTCGTCACCTCGTCCGCGACCGCGTCGCGCACGTCGGCCGCGACCGACTCCCCGTCGATGGTCTCCGTCATGCCAGAGCCTCGGCGGTCCCGAGGTAAAAATGACCCGGGATCGTGCGTATTACCGAATCTCTCTTTCCAATTCGATCCGAGAAAGTGGATCAGACTCGAACGAGCTTACTCCGGGAACAACTCCGCCTCGCGCGGAACGGCGTCGATCGCGGCGACCTCGGCCTCGGTCAGTTCGAGGTCGGCCGCCGCGAGGTTCGCGCGGAGGTGTTCCTCGCTCGACGCCTTCGGGATCGCGACCACCGGCTCCTTCGCGGTCGCCCACGCGATCGCGACCGCCTCGGGCGTCGTCTCGCGCGCGTCCGCGACCCCGACGACGGCGTCGACCTCGCGCACCCGCCCGCCGGCGAGCGGCGAGTAGGCGACGACCGGATAGCCGTGGTCGCGGGCGTGGTCCAACAGCTCCGGCTCGTGAAACAGCGGGTGGAGCTCCGTCTGATGGGCGGCGGGCGGCCGGCCGAGGACGTCGACCGCGCGGTCGAGATCGGGCCTCTCGAAGTTCGAGACGCCGACGTTCCGGACGAGTCCCTCCTCGACCACCCGGTCTAACGCCGGCAGCGTCGCCGCCGGGTCGTAGTCGCCGCGCGGCCGATGGACGTACAGGAGGTCGATGGCGTCGACCCCGAGTCGGTCCGCGCTCTCGCGGGCGGCCGGCTCGACCGCGTCGGCCGCGAGGTCGTCGATCCACAGCTTGGTCGCGACGGTCACGTCGTCGCGGTCGAGGTTCCCCGTGCCGTCCGCGGCGTCGTCGACGCCGCCGTCTCCGGCCAACCCCGCGGCGAGGCCCTCGCCGACGACCGCCTCGTTGTCGTAGATCCGCGCGGTGTCGAGGTGGCGGTAGCCGAGGTCGAGCGCGGTCGCGACCGCGTCGGGGTCGTCGATCCCCATCGTGCCGAGACCGACGGGCGGGAGTTCCATGCGTCCCGGTCCGCGCCGCGGAAGAAAAACCTCCCGTCGCGGAGCGGAAACGGCGCGCCCGCACCCGGGTCTGCGGGTACCCCGACCCACGGCAGCATTTACGTGAACGGTCCTCGTACGGCCGTTCATGTCCGCTATCCCTCCCCGTCCCCGTCGGCTCGCCGTCGACCGCGCGCCCCTCTCGTCCCTCGCGTCTCCGCTCGGAGCCGACGCGGAATGAGCCGGACCGGGACGTGGTCGTTCGCGACGGCCGCCGGACGCGTCGAGGTCGCGCCCGACGAGGTGCGGGTTCGGCGGCGAGTCGGTCGCACGTGCTGCGAGGCCGCTCGGAGCCTCGCGAGCGGACGGCTCCCCGCCGTCGGACGCGACGTGGGAGTGTCCGCGCTCGGCGCCGCGTTCGGCGCCGTCGGGGTGCTGCTGGAGTGGGCCGGCGACCCCGGCGCCGGCGTCGGCGTCGCGGCGTTCGGCCTCGCGACGGCGTTCGCCGGGGTCGGCCTCTCGGCGCTCCGGAACGCCCGGACCGAGGTTCCGCTCCGAGAGGTCCGCCACGTCGCCTTCAGGGACGGGGAGGTGGTCGTCGTTCGCGAGGGCGACGCCGGCGACCGCGCGGCCGAGACGACGCTCAGCCCGCGGTCGCCGGCGGGCCGAAACGACGCGGCGCTCGCGTTCCGGCTCCGAGGCGTCGACCTCCGGGGCGCCGAGGACGCCGAGGGCGTCTCCCGGACCGCCGTCGACGCGCCGGAGACCGAACTCGTCGCGTGAGCCGAGAGGTGAGTCACCGCGTCAGCGAGGTCGTCCGCTGGACGACCTCGTACCCCTGCGCCGCGAGCGCGTCGGCGTAGTGCCGTTCCGCGGCCCGGCCCTGCGGGATCCGGCGGAGGTCGAACCGTCGCGTCGGCCGGAGTTCGACGTCGACGATGCTCCCGCCGTCCGCCGCCTCGCTGACCCCGACCGCGTACGAAGCCCACGGACGGCCGTCCGTCGTCGCCTCTATTTCGACCGACGCGGCGGCCGGCCGGTCCGACTCGTCGTCCCGGTCGGGCGCCCCCTTCGAGGGTCGGTCGCCGTCGGTCGCGTCGACGTCGAGGGATAGCTCGGCCGTCCTGAGTCCGAAGAGGTACGATAAGGCGTACGTCGCGGTCGTCCCGGACGGGCGCTCGTCACTGTCGTCGTCTCCGAGAGCGGTCGCTTCGCCGTCGGGACCGCGGACCTCGTCGGCGACGCCCCACTGGAACGCGAGGACCGGCGGCGTCGACGACGCGAACTCGCGGACGACGGTCTCGGGCGGCGCGTCGGTCCGGAGCCGGGTCGAGCCGCGCCGGCGGAACGCCGGGAGCCGGAGCGCGACGACGAGGACGGTCGCGACCGCCACCCCGGGCCAGAGCGACAGCGCGGCGACCGCCGCGAGGAACGCGCCGGCGACGAGCAGCGCGAGCGTCCAACTGACGACGCGCTCGGCGCGGCGGTAGCGAGCGACCGCGGCGTCGAGCGCGCCCCGATCGACGCGGGAGGAATCGACGCGCGGAGGAGCGTCGGGGGCTGACGCCCCCGCTGAACTGGAGGGATCGGACACGGCCCCAACTCGTCGAGACCGCAAATCAGGATTTCGGTCGGACGCCGCCGGGTGCCGCCTCAGACCGAGTCGTCGGCCGGCGCCCGCCCGCAGATGCTCACGAGGTCGTGGAGGTCGTCGATCTCGTAGGTCGGGTGGCAGGCGAGCTCCGTCGACCGGCGGTGGGGTCGGCGGACGAACGCGGAGTCGATGCCCGCGTTGTCCGCCGCGCGGACATCCGACTCGTTGTCGCCCACGAACAGCGCCGTCTCGGCCCCGAGGTCTTCGAGCGCGCGCTCGATGTAGTACGGGGAGGGCTTCTTCCGCGAGAGGCTGGCGACCGACGGCTCGCGGCCGTACGCGACCTCGAAGTGGCCCGCCAGCCCGAAGTGGTCGAGGAGGGCGTCGACGGTTGCCTGCTGGTTCGACGAGACCACGCCGAGCGAGGC
The sequence above is a segment of the Halorubrum sp. 2020YC2 genome. Coding sequences within it:
- the phoU gene encoding phosphate signaling complex protein PhoU, with the translated sequence MPREQYQTKLEGLRDDVLYMSEVVAERLRKGLDALERQDGELGEEVITGDAEINDLYLELEGQCTDLIALQQPVAGDLRFIAASFKIITDLERIADLATNLGEYAKQADREVFPDVDVQRIGDDTLAMLEEAMAAYAESDPDRCHAVAEADDDVDAACEAASDLVVRDLIERDELRDDEDVEATMRNVSRLLLTIRDLERVGDHAVNIAARSLYMIENDDELLY
- a CDS encoding carbonic anhydrase, whose product is MDRRILADLLDRNDDHVAALAPGAFDRHRDDQRPGVVSVCCSDSRVSQEGMFAVDEPGYLFTSGAIGNSVSALVDGERVLDGSVAYPLGHTHTEVLAVVGHTGCGAVGAALAAARTGEFPAEPGVRADVKSLLPIVEAGLDDPAVRGDDGGAGERDIGDPGGGASVRDRLVEYNVHEQVAFARESEEAADAMVYGFVYDLHGVYGDRDGAVYLVNADGERDPAALRELVGDARADRVATLL
- a CDS encoding PQQ-binding-like beta-propeller repeat protein → MDRRVLFAALILFAGGATGVGVALFAFVGVDDATTETTVVWESEPAAGDDGTGAVVATVDGDPLLLRPAVENGSRVVNATVVGTDETAWTVPVSGPDAERGGGNGSDDAPVGVSGLTVGTLAGDPVVALTTAPGELVVVDATDGTERFAVDLGGDGGVRPATGDLTGDGSQEVAAVAGDGTVRVVDGDGDPVAEASLPGEVDRRPLVVEPDAEADERGGLAVLTTAGDPATVHMLDASGATRWTTEPSVNPLSWNAADSRDGPVLALGGANGDIETVEASDGSDRYEVKLQDRPIAVGDADPGRVYVGGSGSVWAVDLLDGEVVWKQQYGASTRINEPRMGDVDGDGELAPVTVNRGGEVLAMTQGSDVIARGDAGEVVAYGGPLFADVTGDGGDEVIVVADDGTAIAVDT
- the ndk gene encoding nucleoside-diphosphate kinase codes for the protein MSHHDERTFVMVKPDGVQRGLIGEIVSRFEDRGLKLVAGKFVQLDEALAKEHYGEHEDKPFFDGLVDFITSGPVFAMVWEGADATRQVRAMVGQTDPTESAPGTIRGDFGLDLGHNVIHASDHEDEGANEREIDLFFDDDELVDYDLDTAAWVYEEEDH
- a CDS encoding 50S ribosomal protein L24e produces the protein MVETRTCDYSGEEIEPGTGTMYVKKDGQILHFVDSKAEKNYFLGREARDVEWTEEGHRAGGDDQ
- a CDS encoding 30S ribosomal protein S28e produces the protein MSAEEGTGDSTTAEVIEVVGKTGMHGEAMQVKCRIQEGSNQGRIITRNVLGPVRLGDVLQLRETQRDADSIGGR
- the rpl7ae gene encoding 50S ribosomal protein L7Ae, encoding MPVYVDYDTPADLAERSLEALEVARDTGTVKKGTNETTKAVERGNADLVIVAEDVSPEEIVMHLPELAEEKGIPVAFVDTQDEVGQAAGLEVGSAAAAVVDAGDAADDVEDIGEKVAELR
- a CDS encoding bifunctional metallophosphatase/5'-nucleotidase; this translates as MVRLVHYSDIENVFDAPERAARLAGRIRALSGPDAAVVATGDTTAPGVLSLVATGRQVLDFYAATDTLLDTFGNHEFDYGPDALRGLVADAPATFVSANVRDESGEPFGRDEGVVPWAVREVDGERVGFVGVTDPATDSLNPMAADLSFDDPVAAAGDALAATRAAVAEGTDGGEAGERLDHVVVLSHLGAGDDDLARELDVDAVLGGHVHSRRNEVVDGTLLVRPGVNGEAVAEVDLGADPPTATLHEPDGAEPAPGLADALAERMAAADLDETVDVVDGPIERAGDVVHGGECRVGNFVADAFRWAHDADVGLSNAGGLRQGDPWEGDVTKADLISLIPFEEPVALASVSGAELHDVLREMAAPDVDFGEEDWWHGHVSNARVVWDDDAELILEATVGGEPIDPDARYTVAVSEYLLHSEHEFPTLAQRHRIDEAGIQYEVLAQYARERGIDPEIEGRIEIRNRAAAADDD
- a CDS encoding diadenylate cyclase, which produces MESLDRVLKKYATSQDLMDQIRYTAEALSLGFDQWGEQYVSGPSLYVLIVAEVNFDEYTDPLGDNEWPVDRCQVVTESPDVFTKVARDVAFSRDGAVVVTGDGTIQRQMVRVRSPFEEEVPGVAALEFPDWMGTKHMSALETSLRDDVLWAVTLSEEDGRVTTFLNGTYQDYPRDDIGGRWRPDE
- a CDS encoding bifunctional methylenetetrahydrofolate dehydrogenase/methenyltetrahydrofolate cyclohydrolase, with protein sequence MTETIDGESVAADVRDAVADEVTRLSDAGVEPGLATVLMSDDPASETYVSMKQRDCEEVGIESFHVEIDADAPASELYETIDDLNDRDDVHGILVQLPLPDHVDKRTVLRRIDPEKDVDGFHPENVGRLVAGDARFKPCTPHGVQKLLDAYDVETEGADAVVVGRSDIVGKPMANLLIQKSPVGNATTTVCHSRTEDLEGKLAGADIVVAAAGVPGFLDGSMLKEGATVIDVGINRVDADTEKGYELVGDVEYESASEVAGAITPVPGGVGPMTRAMLLYNTVKAAGLQRDVDVRLE
- a CDS encoding aldo/keto reductase; the encoded protein is MELPPVGLGTMGIDDPDAVATALDLGYRHLDTARIYDNEAVVGEGLAAGLAGDGGVDDAADGTGNLDRDDVTVATKLWIDDLAADAVEPAARESADRLGVDAIDLLYVHRPRGDYDPAATLPALDRVVEEGLVRNVGVSNFERPDLDRAVDVLGRPPAAHQTELHPLFHEPELLDHARDHGYPVVAYSPLAGGRVREVDAVVGVADARETTPEAVAIAWATAKEPVVAIPKASSEEHLRANLAAADLELTEAEVAAIDAVPREAELFPE
- a CDS encoding HAD family hydrolase: MYDAIVLDNDGVLVGRTPFDTLREAAWDAFVSLGVEDPDLAHVDDVAVGVDPATLTDICERYGVDPTEFWRVRDETAAAAQIDAARKGRKTPYDDVDALRALDASLGVVSSNQQATVDALLDHFGLAGHFEVAYGREPSVASLSRKKPSPYYIERALEDLGAETALFVGDNESDVRAADNAGIDSAFVRRPHRRSTELACHPTYEIDDLHDLVSICGRAPADDSV